In Leisingera sp. NJS204, the following are encoded in one genomic region:
- a CDS encoding DUF6902 family protein gives MAQIIPFFSPAARQSRACAQETLIAGFATHRRSQEDVFWLKENAELLNILECTGADVAADALQPLQQFYDGAARHISFFRQYYRFILSICLDLEDLGLPGQTGAQLAGWVSKQGLAQAELSDLQRAEARRLLARRGIDLRDDGLDDRLRGFISNPQTFAIPNKKAAYELTHIVFYLSEYGRRDPDLPEAAITSLEFAGLVAFLDQNADLLAEICIALRFAGQQPPAAWEAWLDRQVSAYMLAKGEFYGHQDAYHEYFVVNWLMLMSGRPAFRQAVPMGGMHVSAQQGGSILRSLSEAVFDAGMARNSWSAVKARAEAVLSEEEHGLLTAAERSCARFAGFFEGFARAGSAGAA, from the coding sequence ATGGCCCAGATCATCCCGTTTTTCTCTCCTGCCGCCCGCCAGTCCCGGGCCTGTGCGCAAGAGACGCTGATTGCCGGTTTCGCAACGCACCGGCGCAGCCAGGAGGACGTGTTCTGGCTCAAAGAGAACGCCGAGCTGCTGAATATTCTGGAATGCACCGGGGCGGATGTTGCCGCTGATGCCCTGCAGCCCTTGCAGCAATTTTACGATGGTGCGGCGCGTCATATCAGTTTTTTCCGGCAGTATTACCGCTTTATCCTGTCGATCTGCCTGGACCTGGAGGATCTGGGCCTGCCGGGGCAGACCGGGGCGCAACTGGCAGGCTGGGTGTCAAAGCAGGGGCTGGCGCAGGCCGAGCTGTCCGATTTGCAGCGCGCCGAGGCCCGGCGGCTGCTGGCGCGGCGCGGGATAGATCTGCGTGATGACGGGCTGGACGACCGGCTGCGCGGTTTCATCTCAAACCCTCAGACCTTTGCCATTCCCAACAAGAAGGCAGCTTACGAGCTGACCCATATCGTTTTCTATCTCTCTGAATACGGCCGCCGCGATCCGGACCTGCCGGAGGCGGCGATCACCAGTCTGGAATTTGCCGGTCTGGTGGCCTTTTTGGATCAGAATGCCGACCTGCTGGCAGAGATCTGCATCGCGCTGCGGTTTGCCGGCCAGCAGCCGCCTGCGGCCTGGGAGGCGTGGCTTGACCGGCAGGTTTCGGCCTATATGCTCGCTAAGGGAGAATTTTATGGACATCAGGATGCGTATCACGAGTATTTTGTGGTCAACTGGCTCATGCTGATGTCCGGGCGTCCTGCCTTTCGGCAGGCGGTCCCGATGGGCGGAATGCATGTGTCGGCGCAGCAGGGAGGGAGTATTTTGAGGAGCCTGTCAGAAGCGGTTTTCGACGCCGGGATGGCGCGCAACAGCTGGAGCGCAGTGAAAGCGCGCGCCGAGGCTGTCCTGAGCGAGGAGGAGCACGGGCTGCTCACCGCGGCAGAGCGCAGCTGTGCAAGGTTCGCAGGATTTTTCGAAGGTTTCGCCCGGGCGGGCAGCGCGGGGGCCGCGTGA
- a CDS encoding DUF6749 family protein produces the protein MTAQHKIQTIHAARQTAGASLFEGGGAEMFSSGSAPECFAELTAGEGVSLFSSGSMPQAAQSWAGGETGLFSSGSAPAARSETAAGDLVEMFSSGSAPVAQSDAAAGDLVQMFSSGSAPADQSEIASGDLTEMYSSGSAPAAAHETAVGDLTEMFSSGSAPAAQAETGAGDLTEMFSSGSAPAAAARTGAGEGTHLFSSGSAPATAARTSAGDATRLFSSGS, from the coding sequence ATGACTGCTCAGCACAAAATCCAGACCATCCATGCAGCCCGTCAAACCGCAGGCGCCAGCCTGTTCGAGGGCGGCGGGGCAGAGATGTTCTCCTCTGGTTCAGCACCTGAATGTTTCGCGGAGCTGACTGCGGGTGAAGGTGTTTCGTTGTTTTCTTCCGGGTCCATGCCGCAGGCCGCGCAAAGCTGGGCCGGCGGGGAAACCGGGTTGTTCTCCAGCGGTTCAGCGCCTGCGGCCCGCAGCGAAACCGCAGCTGGCGACCTGGTAGAGATGTTCTCTTCCGGCTCCGCTCCTGTTGCTCAAAGCGATGCCGCCGCAGGTGATCTGGTGCAAATGTTTTCCTCAGGGTCAGCGCCTGCGGATCAATCAGAGATTGCGTCCGGGGATTTGACAGAAATGTATTCTTCCGGTTCAGCCCCTGCGGCGGCACATGAAACCGCGGTAGGTGATCTGACGGAAATGTTCTCCTCCGGTTCGGCGCCCGCTGCGCAGGCCGAAACCGGTGCCGGCGATCTGACAGAGATGTTCTCCTCCGGTTCAGCCCCGGCTGCCGCGGCCAGGACGGGCGCGGGCGAGGGGACGCATCTGTTCTCTTCCGGTTCTGCCCCCGCAACGGCGGCACGGACCAGCGCGGGCGATGCCACCCGGCTGTTCTCCTCGGGCAGCTGA
- the xth gene encoding exodeoxyribonuclease III, whose product MKIATFNINGIKARAQALPDWLDEAQPDVAVLQEIKSVDEAFPREMLEERGYNVETHGQKSFNGVAILSKLPLEDVRRGLPGDDSDEQARWIEATVVGKQAIRICGLYLPNGNPVELEPDGSPVAGGKYAYKLAWMERLKARAEALLAEEMPALMAGDYNIIPQAEDAKRPEAWLEDALHRPESRAAFQRIVNLGFTEAFRARHQGPGHYSFWDYQAGAWNRDDGIRIDHFLLTPQAADLLLDCQIDKDVRGREKPSDHVPVWVELDI is encoded by the coding sequence ATGAAAATCGCCACATTCAATATCAATGGCATCAAGGCCCGGGCGCAGGCGCTGCCGGACTGGCTGGATGAAGCCCAGCCCGACGTGGCGGTGCTTCAGGAGATCAAATCGGTCGACGAAGCGTTTCCGCGCGAAATGCTGGAAGAGCGCGGCTATAACGTCGAAACCCACGGCCAGAAAAGCTTTAACGGGGTGGCAATCCTGTCAAAGCTGCCGCTGGAGGATGTGCGCCGCGGCCTGCCCGGTGATGACAGCGACGAACAGGCCCGCTGGATCGAGGCCACGGTGGTCGGCAAGCAGGCGATCCGCATCTGCGGCCTGTACCTGCCCAATGGCAACCCGGTTGAGCTGGAGCCGGACGGCAGCCCGGTGGCGGGCGGCAAATATGCCTATAAACTAGCCTGGATGGAACGGCTGAAGGCGCGCGCCGAAGCATTGCTGGCGGAGGAGATGCCGGCACTGATGGCCGGTGACTACAACATCATCCCGCAGGCCGAGGATGCCAAGCGCCCCGAAGCCTGGCTGGAGGACGCGCTGCACCGGCCCGAAAGCCGTGCCGCGTTTCAGCGGATCGTCAACCTTGGCTTCACCGAAGCCTTCCGCGCCCGGCACCAGGGGCCAGGGCATTATTCCTTCTGGGATTACCAGGCTGGTGCGTGGAACCGCGACGACGGCATCCGCATCGACCATTTCCTGCTGACCCCGCAGGCCGCGGATCTGCTGCTCGATTGCCAGATCGACAAGGATGTGCGCGGCCGGGAAAAACCCTCGGACCATGTGCCGGTCTGGGTCGAGCTGGATATCTAG
- a CDS encoding FAD-dependent monooxygenase: MELKGLKITVIGAGIGGLTAALALRRFGASVTVLEQAEAISEVGAGLQITPNGVAVLKALGLADDLAWCSQRARAVVLRGHRRGDQVLRLDLDEYSAGHPYYFVHRSDLVGILAGAARRDGVQVRLLQRADRVEPGLQPVVHLSNGAQCGGDLVVGADGLHSKARVALNGERTPSFTGQVAWRATVPNHLNQPAEAQVFMGPGRHLVAYPLRDGSLMNLVAVQERRAWADEGWNFKDDPANLRAAFSGFGGTAAALLEAVEDVLLWGLFRHPVAASWHGENTAILGDAAHPTLPFMAQGANLALEDAWVLARSLQEAPDIARGLAVYQSRRRERAEKVVQAAGKNAWKYHLRAPLSWPAHQVLKLGGRFAPGKMVSQFDWIYRHDVTA, encoded by the coding sequence ATGGAACTCAAAGGCCTGAAAATAACCGTCATCGGCGCCGGGATCGGCGGCTTGACCGCAGCCTTGGCGCTGCGCCGCTTTGGCGCATCCGTCACTGTGCTGGAGCAGGCCGAGGCGATCTCCGAAGTGGGCGCGGGCCTGCAGATCACTCCCAACGGCGTGGCTGTGCTGAAGGCGCTGGGGCTGGCCGATGATCTGGCCTGGTGCTCGCAGCGCGCCCGTGCCGTGGTGCTGCGCGGCCACCGGCGCGGCGATCAGGTGCTGCGATTGGATCTTGATGAATATTCAGCGGGGCACCCGTACTACTTTGTCCACCGCTCCGACCTGGTCGGCATTCTGGCCGGTGCCGCCCGCCGCGACGGTGTGCAGGTGCGGCTGCTGCAACGGGCGGACCGGGTCGAACCGGGCCTGCAGCCTGTCGTCCACCTCAGCAATGGTGCGCAATGCGGCGGTGATCTGGTGGTGGGCGCTGATGGGCTGCACTCGAAAGCCCGCGTGGCGCTGAACGGCGAGCGAACGCCTTCTTTCACCGGCCAGGTGGCCTGGCGCGCCACTGTGCCCAACCATCTGAACCAGCCAGCCGAGGCGCAGGTGTTCATGGGGCCGGGGCGGCATCTGGTGGCTTACCCCTTGCGCGATGGCAGTCTGATGAACCTGGTTGCGGTGCAGGAACGCCGCGCCTGGGCCGACGAGGGCTGGAATTTCAAGGATGATCCCGCCAACCTGCGCGCCGCCTTTTCCGGTTTCGGCGGCACCGCCGCTGCGCTGCTGGAGGCAGTGGAGGATGTATTGCTGTGGGGCCTGTTCCGCCACCCGGTGGCGGCCAGCTGGCATGGCGAAAACACCGCCATCTTGGGCGATGCGGCGCATCCGACGCTGCCCTTCATGGCGCAGGGCGCCAATCTGGCGCTGGAGGATGCCTGGGTGCTGGCCCGCTCCCTGCAGGAAGCGCCGGATATCGCGCGCGGCTTGGCCGTTTACCAGTCCCGCCGCCGCGAACGGGCTGAAAAGGTGGTGCAGGCGGCCGGCAAAAACGCCTGGAAATACCATCTGCGCGCACCGCTCAGCTGGCCTGCGCATCAGGTGCTGAAGCTGGGCGGCCGCTTTGCACCGGGCAAGATGGTCAGCCAGTTCGACTGGATCTACCGCCACGACGTCACCGCCTGA
- the dksA gene encoding RNA polymerase-binding protein DksA — translation MKQEVFLPDDYRPAEDEPFMNDRQLEYFRRKLLEWKQDLLSDSRDTIEGLQDNTRNIPDVADRASEETDRALELRTRDRQRKLVAKIDSALRRIDEGEFGYCEVTGDPISLKRLDARPIATMSLEAQERHERREKVHRDD, via the coding sequence ATGAAGCAAGAAGTGTTTCTGCCGGACGACTACCGACCGGCTGAAGATGAGCCGTTCATGAACGACCGGCAGCTTGAGTATTTCCGACGCAAACTATTGGAATGGAAACAGGATCTGCTGTCCGACAGCCGCGATACCATCGAAGGGCTGCAGGACAACACCCGCAACATCCCGGATGTTGCCGACCGTGCCAGCGAAGAGACCGACCGCGCGCTGGAACTGCGCACCCGTGACCGCCAGCGCAAGCTGGTCGCCAAAATCGACTCGGCCCTGCGCCGCATCGACGAGGGTGAATTCGGCTACTGCGAAGTGACCGGCGATCCGATTTCGCTGAAACGTCTGGATGCACGTCCGATCGCAACCATGAGCCTTGAGGCCCAGGAACGCCACGAGCGCCGCGAAAAAGTCCACCGCGACGATTAA
- a CDS encoding AAA family ATPase, translated as MQFQGTKEYVATDDLKVAVNAAVTLERPLLVKGEPGTGKTELAKQVASALGLRMIEWNVKSTTRAQQGLYEYDAVSRLRDSQLGDARVNDVKNYIKKGKLWEAFEAGEKVVLLIDEIDKADIEFPNDLLQELDKMEFHVYETGEMVKAKHRPVMIITSNNEKELPDAFLRRCFFHYIRFPDAETMKKIVEVHHPGIKDSLLTAALTQFYEIRETQGLKKKPSTSEVIDWLKLLLAEDLSPEDIARDGADALPKLHGALLKNEQDVHLFERLAFMARGRR; from the coding sequence ATGCAATTTCAGGGCACTAAAGAATATGTCGCAACAGATGATTTGAAAGTTGCGGTGAATGCGGCGGTGACGCTGGAGCGTCCCCTGCTGGTTAAGGGCGAGCCGGGCACGGGCAAGACCGAGCTGGCAAAACAGGTTGCCAGCGCCCTGGGGCTGCGGATGATCGAGTGGAACGTGAAGTCCACCACCCGCGCCCAGCAAGGCCTGTATGAATATGACGCCGTCAGCCGGTTGCGCGACAGCCAGCTGGGTGATGCGCGCGTGAATGATGTGAAAAACTACATCAAGAAGGGCAAGCTGTGGGAGGCCTTTGAAGCGGGTGAGAAGGTCGTGCTGCTGATCGACGAAATCGACAAGGCCGACATCGAGTTCCCGAACGACCTGTTGCAGGAGCTCGACAAGATGGAGTTCCACGTCTACGAGACCGGCGAGATGGTCAAGGCAAAGCACCGGCCCGTCATGATCATCACCTCGAACAATGAAAAAGAGCTGCCGGACGCCTTTTTGCGGCGCTGCTTCTTTCACTACATCCGCTTTCCGGATGCTGAAACGATGAAAAAGATCGTCGAGGTGCACCATCCCGGCATCAAGGACAGCCTGCTGACCGCCGCGCTGACCCAGTTCTACGAGATCCGCGAGACGCAAGGCCTGAAGAAGAAACCCTCGACCTCCGAGGTGATCGACTGGCTGAAGCTGCTGCTGGCCGAGGATCTGAGCCCTGAGGACATCGCCCGTGACGGCGCCGATGCGCTGCCGAAACTGCATGGGGCGCTGCTGAAGAACGAACAGGACGTGCATTTGTTCGAACGGCTGGCCTTCATGGCGCGCGGCCGCCGCTGA
- a CDS encoding DUF2927 domain-containing protein: MAGLAVAALAACATPGGRAAAPTRAAAAPVALPPVKVFTAGRAQPPQRSNADIARDFLDLHFRLEGGSTLPQFTRFETPITLRVTGTPAPGFNRDLSALLTRLQTEAGIPVRRVSGGEASITIQSVSRAEIRRALPKAACFVVPNVSSLREYRRNRRSPRTNWSLLRNREKLAVFIPNDVSPQEVRDCLHEELAQALGPLNDLYRLPDSIFNDDNIHAVLTGFDMLILRATYAPELRTGMSRAEVAARLPAVLARLNPRGARTAAQRLPETPRAWSAAYEQALGPQASLRDRLRAANRAAEIARDLGWQDHRRALSHYTLGRMLHVREPELALQHFLTAQTYLQGLPGTRMHQAKLAVQLAAYEIATGNGGAALARLTPAVTAAAEHENAALLSTLLMLQAEALELQGRVVEARRVRLDSLGWARYGFGPDWVVEARLEEIAALRPSAP, from the coding sequence GTGGCCGGGCTTGCTGTGGCTGCGCTGGCTGCCTGCGCTACCCCCGGCGGGCGGGCCGCAGCGCCGACCCGCGCCGCAGCCGCGCCGGTTGCGCTGCCGCCGGTCAAGGTGTTCACCGCCGGCCGCGCGCAGCCGCCGCAGCGCTCCAATGCCGATATCGCGCGGGATTTTCTGGATCTGCACTTCAGGCTGGAAGGCGGCAGCACCCTGCCCCAGTTCACCCGGTTCGAGACCCCGATCACCCTGCGTGTGACCGGCACGCCCGCACCGGGGTTCAACCGCGATCTAAGCGCGCTGCTGACCCGGCTGCAGACCGAGGCCGGGATCCCGGTCCGCCGGGTGTCCGGCGGCGAAGCCAGTATCACCATTCAGTCGGTTTCCCGCGCCGAGATCCGCCGGGCCTTGCCCAAGGCCGCCTGTTTTGTGGTCCCCAATGTCTCGTCGCTGCGTGAATACCGCCGCAACCGGCGCAGCCCGCGCACCAATTGGTCGCTGCTGCGCAACCGCGAGAAGCTGGCGGTATTCATCCCCAATGACGTCAGCCCGCAGGAGGTGCGTGACTGCCTGCACGAGGAGCTGGCGCAGGCGCTTGGTCCGCTGAACGATCTCTACCGGCTGCCGGATTCCATTTTCAACGACGACAATATTCATGCGGTGCTGACCGGCTTTGACATGCTGATTCTGCGCGCAACCTATGCGCCCGAGCTGCGCACCGGCATGAGCCGGGCCGAGGTGGCCGCGCGGCTGCCTGCGGTGCTGGCGCGGCTGAACCCGCGCGGCGCGCGCACCGCGGCGCAGCGGCTGCCGGAAACCCCGCGCGCCTGGTCAGCCGCCTATGAGCAGGCTTTGGGCCCGCAAGCCTCGCTGCGGGACCGGCTGCGCGCCGCCAACAGGGCCGCGGAGATTGCCCGCGACCTGGGCTGGCAGGACCACCGCCGGGCCTTGAGCCATTACACATTGGGCCGGATGCTGCATGTCCGCGAGCCCGAGCTGGCATTGCAGCATTTCCTGACTGCACAGACATATCTGCAAGGTCTGCCCGGCACCCGGATGCACCAGGCCAAACTGGCAGTGCAGCTGGCGGCCTATGAGATTGCCACCGGCAACGGGGGCGCCGCGCTGGCGCGGCTGACCCCTGCTGTGACAGCCGCGGCCGAACATGAGAACGCCGCCCTGCTGTCGACCCTGCTGATGCTGCAGGCCGAAGCGCTGGAATTGCAGGGCCGCGTGGTGGAGGCGCGCCGGGTCAGGCTGGACAGCCTGGGATGGGCACGCTACGGGTTCGGCCCGGATTGGGTGGTCGAGGCCCGGCTGGAAGAGATCGCCGCGCTGCGCCCCTCGGCCCCTTGA
- a CDS encoding vWA domain-containing protein, with the protein MFQPFFENLRKAAIPVSLREYLTFLEGMKAGLATYDIEAFYFLARAAMVKDERNIDKFDRAFAATFKGLEAIPAEAVMEAVDIPEDWLRKMAEKHLSAEEKAEIEALGGFEKLMETLQERLKDQQGRHQGGNKWIGTAGTSPFGAYGYNPEGVRIGQKESRHQRAVKVWDKREFKNLDGDVELGTRNIKVALKRLRRWVRQGAHEELDLDRTIRSTAEHGYLDVKTRPERHNAVKVLLFLDVGGSMDPHIKVVEELFSAARTEFKHLEYYYFHNCLYEGVWRDNRRRWGEKTPTHEVLRTYGPDYKCIFVGDASMSPYEIAYAGGANEHWNEEAGQVWLQRARDAWGANLWINPVPEKYWDYTHSIGMIREIFEGAMVPMTLDGLERGMRELSR; encoded by the coding sequence ATGTTCCAGCCCTTCTTTGAAAACCTGCGCAAGGCGGCCATTCCGGTGTCTTTGCGCGAATACCTGACCTTTCTCGAAGGCATGAAGGCGGGGCTGGCGACCTACGACATCGAGGCGTTCTACTTCCTCGCCCGAGCAGCGATGGTGAAGGACGAGCGCAACATCGACAAGTTCGACCGCGCCTTCGCCGCCACATTCAAAGGCCTGGAGGCGATCCCGGCCGAGGCCGTGATGGAGGCCGTGGACATTCCCGAAGACTGGCTGCGCAAGATGGCGGAAAAACATCTGAGCGCAGAGGAGAAAGCCGAAATCGAGGCGCTTGGCGGCTTTGAGAAATTGATGGAGACGCTGCAGGAGCGGCTTAAGGACCAACAGGGCCGCCATCAGGGCGGCAATAAGTGGATCGGCACCGCGGGCACCTCGCCCTTTGGCGCCTATGGCTACAACCCCGAAGGCGTGCGCATCGGCCAGAAGGAAAGCCGCCACCAGCGCGCGGTCAAGGTTTGGGACAAGCGCGAGTTCAAGAACCTGGACGGCGATGTCGAGCTTGGCACCCGCAACATCAAGGTGGCCCTGAAACGGCTGCGCCGCTGGGTCCGCCAGGGCGCGCATGAGGAGCTGGATCTGGACCGCACCATCCGCTCCACCGCCGAGCATGGCTATCTGGATGTAAAGACCCGGCCCGAGCGGCACAATGCGGTGAAGGTCCTGCTGTTCCTGGACGTGGGCGGCTCAATGGATCCGCATATCAAAGTGGTGGAGGAGCTGTTCTCGGCAGCGCGGACCGAGTTCAAGCACCTGGAGTACTATTACTTTCACAATTGCCTGTATGAAGGCGTGTGGCGCGACAACCGGCGGCGCTGGGGCGAGAAGACCCCGACCCATGAGGTGCTGCGCACCTACGGGCCGGACTATAAATGCATCTTTGTGGGTGACGCCTCGATGAGCCCATATGAGATCGCCTATGCCGGCGGCGCCAATGAGCATTGGAACGAGGAAGCAGGCCAGGTCTGGCTGCAACGCGCGCGTGACGCCTGGGGGGCAAACCTGTGGATCAACCCGGTGCCGGAGAAATACTGGGACTACACCCATTCGATCGGCATGATCCGCGAGATCTTCGAAGGCGCCATGGTGCCGATGACGCTGGACGGGCTGGAACGCGGCATGCGCGAGCTGTCGCGCTAG
- the minC gene encoding septum site-determining protein MinC has product MSVPHQDIPPRGGAPAAAIKPFQIRGRYFTAVALRPEDGPLDKAFYTALDAQLRWSPHFFDGAPLILDLAQAPGLTRPAELRALTDSLRSRGLAVFGVQNASPSQVAAAEGAGLITIASGKDAPLNTEGPARPGTRRELPKKLRPPQNRLITQPVRSGQTVVAEGGDLVVVGPVSSGAELIARGSIHVYGRLRGRAMAGAEGDEEARIFCNSLDAELLAVAGLYRTSENLEPELLNRPVQVFLQDGRLCVETLG; this is encoded by the coding sequence GTGAGCGTGCCGCATCAAGACATCCCTCCCCGTGGCGGTGCCCCCGCCGCTGCCATAAAGCCGTTTCAGATCCGCGGACGGTATTTCACCGCCGTTGCGCTGCGCCCCGAAGACGGGCCGCTGGACAAGGCGTTTTATACGGCCCTTGACGCGCAGCTGCGCTGGAGTCCGCATTTCTTTGACGGTGCGCCGCTAATCCTGGATCTGGCCCAGGCGCCGGGGCTGACCCGCCCGGCTGAGCTGCGGGCACTGACCGACAGCCTGCGCAGCCGCGGCCTGGCAGTGTTCGGGGTGCAAAACGCCTCGCCCTCGCAGGTGGCCGCCGCCGAAGGCGCCGGGCTGATCACCATTGCCAGCGGCAAGGATGCGCCGCTGAACACCGAAGGTCCGGCCCGGCCCGGTACCCGGCGGGAATTGCCCAAGAAATTGCGTCCGCCGCAAAACCGGCTGATCACCCAGCCGGTGCGGTCCGGCCAGACGGTTGTGGCCGAAGGCGGCGATCTGGTGGTGGTCGGGCCGGTCAGTTCCGGCGCCGAGCTGATTGCGCGCGGCAGCATTCATGTCTATGGCCGCCTGCGGGGCCGCGCCATGGCTGGTGCCGAGGGTGACGAGGAGGCGCGGATCTTCTGCAACAGCCTGGACGCCGAGCTGCTGGCAGTGGCCGGGCTGTACCGGACAAGCGAAAATTTGGAACCGGAGCTGTTGAACCGCCCTGTGCAGGTGTTCCTGCAGGATGGACGGCTTTGTGTGGAGACCCTGGGATGA
- the minD gene encoding septum site-determining protein MinD, translated as MSKDLKLEEPLGKVIVVTSGKGGVGKTTTSAAVGAELARRGHKTVVIDFDVGLRNLDMIMGCERRVVFDFINVIQGDAKLKQALIRDRRLETLSVLPTSQTRDKDALTKDGVQKVLEELRQEFDYIICDSPAGIERGAQMAMHFADEAIVVTNPEVSSVRDSDRVLGLLNSITDRAGKAGAEPIKAHVLITRHDKSRISNGEMMTVEDVLEVLAEPLLGIIPESKAVLRASNLGVPVVLDDPSAAATAYEDAVGRLIGEQIEMRIAADRRPGLLQRLFGRAV; from the coding sequence ATGAGCAAGGACCTGAAACTGGAAGAGCCGCTGGGCAAGGTGATCGTGGTCACCTCGGGCAAGGGCGGCGTTGGCAAGACCACCACATCCGCTGCCGTCGGCGCCGAGCTGGCGCGGCGCGGCCACAAGACGGTGGTGATCGATTTTGACGTGGGTTTGCGCAACCTGGACATGATCATGGGCTGTGAACGCCGGGTGGTGTTCGACTTTATCAATGTCATTCAGGGCGACGCCAAGCTGAAGCAGGCGCTGATCCGCGACCGGCGTCTGGAGACGCTGTCGGTGCTGCCGACCTCGCAGACCCGCGACAAGGATGCGCTGACCAAGGATGGCGTCCAGAAGGTGCTGGAAGAGCTGCGTCAGGAGTTCGACTATATCATCTGCGACAGCCCTGCGGGCATTGAACGCGGCGCCCAGATGGCGATGCATTTTGCCGATGAAGCGATTGTGGTGACCAACCCCGAAGTGTCCTCGGTGCGCGACAGCGACCGGGTGCTGGGCCTGTTGAACAGCATCACCGACCGGGCGGGCAAGGCCGGTGCGGAGCCAATCAAGGCGCATGTGCTGATTACCCGTCACGACAAGTCCCGCATCAGCAACGGTGAAATGATGACGGTAGAGGACGTGCTGGAGGTTCTGGCAGAGCCGCTTTTGGGGATCATCCCTGAAAGCAAGGCAGTGCTGCGGGCCTCCAATCTCGGGGTGCCGGTGGTGCTGGATGACCCTTCTGCGGCGGCCACCGCCTATGAGGACGCGGTGGGCCGGCTGATTGGCGAGCAGATTGAGATGCGGATTGCCGCCGACCGGCGGCCCGGCCTGCTGCAGCGGCTGTTCGGACGGGCGGTGTAG
- the minE gene encoding cell division topological specificity factor MinE, with product MFGFSLRPRKASASTAKERLQILLAHERSSSGGVRPDCLPQLQREILEVIRRHMQIGDEAIDIRMERGDELSSLEINIEFPGKLGMN from the coding sequence ATGTTCGGTTTTTCCCTCCGCCCCCGCAAAGCCTCGGCCAGCACTGCCAAGGAACGGCTGCAGATCCTGCTGGCGCATGAACGCAGCAGCAGCGGCGGTGTCCGCCCCGACTGCCTGCCGCAATTGCAGCGCGAGATCCTGGAAGTGATCCGCCGCCATATGCAGATCGGCGACGAGGCGATCGACATCCGCATGGAACGCGGCGATGAGCTGTCGAGCCTGGAAATCAACATCGAGTTTCCCGGCAAGCTGGGCATGAACTGA